The nucleotide sequence TTCAAATGTTTATACCAACAAAGATAATGCAATTTCAAATTTGAACGAAAACAATTTAgttgaaaatgatgatattaCAAAGAATGGAACAGAAACAAGTGTTATGCCATATATggatgatgaaaatgataacaCCAATTTAGGAACAGACTCAATAAGTGGATTACATAATAGTGAAATAGAAAAGTtagataaatttttaaaagataataCAATACATTATGcaaatgatgaaataaataaagaaaataatatatcaaatttttatgattattcatttaataaaaagattataaatgatttttttatgaattttaaagaaacatcaaaaagaaatgaatatataaatgggaatatatcatttgataattataaagaCACATCATTTATTGATACACTAActaatattgtatataaaaaaacggaatgtaaaatatatatgaatgatataaataaaaaaaagatatggtctaatattatttttattaattttacaaaaaatttaaatattttatcacaTATTAAAAGGTATAGTGGAACATACAAACAACTTAAGGATGCATCATTGGGTCGtgtaaataatgaatactGTAAAAATAAGACTAAcattaatgaatatataaaaacaacaCTCGatctaaataataaagaatatttaataaataataatctttttattttactatcTAATGATGATATCAAACAATTAGATGAAGTTATATTCTGCTCAAGTGataaacataattattCTCCTCTAttctatattaataataaaaatatatctataaaatatgaaaatattaaaaataaatatatgtctacaaatggaaataattatgtttttttaataaaagttttattttataaaaataaaattaatttaattttagtTGATTATATAAGAGGTTCTAGTGATCCTATGGAATTGGCTAtcccatttttttattttgctactcattcttatttttcacaatttgttcatttttttataaaagacAACTTGATAGGCTGGATCCAAAAAAGCAAGGTCCTCTACCTCACGTCgatcaaaaaaattgtttccTGTCTAGCAGAGTAAGACAATgcgtaaaaaaataaacgaaTATCAACATGCATCCTCTATCCTGCAGCAATATTTTAcgcttcttttttttactttctCGAAACAGGAGCACACGCTAtagcaaaaaaaagtacGATGTGATATCAGtggaaaacaaaataatatcaaatatatttttgttagaCTTGTGCCACTCAATATTTAAgttcataatatttggGAGATACAATCCAATAAAGGattattcattatataagtCAATAAGTTTTGAAgctattttgttaaatatgATAAGTACATTCAAATTGGATGAGTTAAgaagttataaaaaatattttgaaaaaattataaaaaaagaaataaataacataattaatataaaaaaaataaaaagaatggATGTATTTGAAATTTTAGTTGTACCATCTGAtagttatattaaatttcaAAAAGTTTTATCAAATGTATTTAAAGCTATATTTGATTGTGGAGGTAAACatgtttcaaaaatattgcaAATTGCAATACCAAGAGCTCATTATGATATGCTATACAGTTTTAATTGTTACAATTATCAATTACATAGTTTTTTAGTTAATCTTCTTGATCTttgtaattattattatgaacatTCTGATGTTAACAACTTATTTAAAGAGAGTCACAACATTCTCAAACAATTGGTAAGTTAGTAAAatcgtaaaaaaaaataaaaaacgccaaaatgtttttcttccttttttaatGCACAATTTTTTGGGTTTCTCAACAATTCCTTACTAGATCAATCTTGCCTTGAATGAAATGCCCAACTTGATTCCTTTTAATCATGACAAAGACCTTATCAAGTATTTCATTGTTATTCTTTACTTCGGAGATGATGTAATGCAAAAAAGAGAAAGCATATTTGCATGCCTGTacaatatgttttataGCACATTGCCTTTTCCATTTTGTTTAACTTTTTCTAACTTTTTCTAAtcttttctaattttttctaacaTTGTTTAACTCTTCTTTAAGATGTTCTGTCTGGATAAGGAAAACTCAACGTACATACAACTCATACACGAACTGAgatatttgaatatatcaCATGCAATAATGATTGCATACTTGTCTGGAGATAAAGTAGGGACCCTTTGTTCAtgggaaataaaaaataaagaaacagATGGAATAGTAGAATATggaaaaagtatatatgaCGTTCCAAATTTACTtgaaatgaaatatattacttttgaagattttaatatatatttgaaaaaagttGGAATTGATAGTTCAAATATTATAGAATCAACAtcaatgtttttaaaaagatttaataatatttattttgggGATATACATGTAATAATAGAAagtacaaataaatatgtcgtaagtatttttttagtttccTTTATGGCAAACGTTGTTTTAATTGCTGGTGAACTTGTAAAAGATTTGAAaagaatttatatatatagaatatttaaaaatatatttatacaaaattatgcttataatataacaaaatattacacATTTTGGAATACTAAAATTTATGGATTCTCTCAATATGAACCTGAATGTATGCtactatttaataaatataatttatatgaaaaatattacaacAGTGGTTCTACACTTATTACTGATTCATTAAGTTCGCAAAATCTAGacagtttaaaaaaaaaaaaattggacaataaaaatgaaaaatttgaatatgATCATGGTATTTCCTCTTCTCTGACTAGccataataaacaaaatatgctttaccaaaatgaagaacttatagaatatttttctcaaaaaaaaaatagctgtttatgtgataaaaatatgattaatAAATCGAAAGGGGAATATGTTGTTagtgaatatttaaaacttcgatacaaatttatgaataaaataaaaaatacaaataatgaattatataaacaaatgttaaattataatttttttaatgatcCTTTagatatatcatataaaacaaaacgTTTTGAAAATGAACAATTAATAGACATATgtaaagatataaattttcaaaaaaataatttatgcttatttcataaatcaagaattatattaacttatttatatttattatcatcacaaccagattttatattttatgtagtTAGTCCATTAGTTTTTATAAAGccacaaaaatattgtgataaatatgatataccATTAGTATTAAATCATATGCTAAAAAAtcgaaatttttataaaaaaagttcaaaaatatgtatcAATTATGCATTTGCACATTTTATATCAGTAGGGGATCAAACAAAAAACCTAGTCGTTACAGCAAAACTTAGTGGGACTAtggtaaatataaatacaagtaatttattattactccTTCCCATGAGTAAACGGGTTGATATATTAGATTATTCTCAAAACAATGAATATGATATTAAagaagaaatattaaatgaatattttatattaggTAATCCATATACTCCTATAAATATCATTTCATATACTTATAAAGATTATgatcaaattaaaaaaaattcccATGTCACTATTTTAGGAGCATTCATAAAACAAAacgataaaaattttgttacatatcataatattactgaaaattatgataaaaaatctGGTTGTTCAGCTGGACACTTGTTTGAATTAGACGGTAAACCTATATGCTTTTGTAATGCACTATCAACTcagaaaaataatgtaaatagCGAACATACTAAGGATGATACTTATAACAATTgtatatatccattttgTGAACAAAGTAAACAATTTTgctatataaatgaaaaatgcgTAGATGGGAAATGTGTTTGTATTGATGGATATTCAAGAAATCCTATGAGTTCTttatgtgaaaaaaataatgaatgtATTTTAAATTCAGAGGATACATGTAAAGACCCAGGAATGTGTGTACTAGCAGACAATCGTTATGTTTGTTTATGTCCATTTCCATATGTTCGAGTATTCAAAGATTGTTTACACCCAATGGCTGCAATAAAAATGAggcttataatttttagcAATTTTAAAAACGATTTTTCAAACGATGAAAATGATGCTttcaaaaaagaaaatttctACATAAACGTCTTTGGCTCTATGCCTCAATACATTAAGGAGGCCATCAATAGTGTAAgatatttcatataaaaataggatATGTCAAGGAGAATCTACGTGAATTATTTGCATGCTACGAAGTGTTTACAGGATTTACTACCACTTCAATAATTAATATGCCCCCTTTACATGCATAAAAGAAGCTATGCAATgtgctatatatattttttttctttttttctttcagATAATTAAAACAGATCTACGATATCGAATTTATGTTAAgccaataaaaaaatttaagcaTGGAATAAAGACAACGGTAATTATAAATCAAAGGTCTGATCCCAATGAACCCACTCCTATTGAagtatttaatatttttttaaaccaATTAAGTGATTCTCGATCAGCTTTAAATAATGgattttattcatattttgctcggtttacatatatagagTATGTACATGCTTTTTCAAGAAATGAACATGTTTCTTCTTTTTATGAAagtttcataaaatatttgccaaattttttgataaataattttaaagttGATGCATTTAATGAAACCTCTATCTTTGTGTGTATAAATCTTATGATACtaattattgttatatttatgctgtttgtttattttatatattcgtgcgtgaaaaatatgtttttacgGAACGGCCAAATAAACAccttttgaaaataaaaattaaagaaagccatataataaataaatacagtTATTATTAACGAATGTAGATTATATGTAGGTATACATATGCTGCTACATATGGGaggattatatatttacccTCATTTGATAGTttaccatttttatcataattatcGTTATTCTAATTTtggttatttttataatttttatggctattataattatttattattttttatttttttttgctatGAAACACTTTTCTACAAGCGTAATATTTTGATGGAGCACATCCCTTATGGTATCactaatttttatgtattaaaataaaaatatatagagacCTTCTATGTTTTCAATAAATTGGAAATACattattcttttataaaaattaccAGAACACATAAATACTTATAAATGTATTGTAGttattaaaacaaatgataCACACATACACacaacgaaaaaaaaataaaataaaaaaaaattataaaatgtattatttttttttatagctaTTTATCACCACTGTTGcgttaataataaagaacaaaattatGACTTGTTAATGCATAAACTGCTTATTTCACcgcttttaaataaaaaaaatatgaacagctatataagtattatttatgcatccttttttatatgcatgcgaatgtaaatatttcacAACATTGGAATGAAATGACTATTTATTATGGCtcgataaaaaaataataaaataaaaaacgacaagcatatataagcacaatttaattataatttttttaattttaataatttaaataatatataaatactataatatccatatatatttaattcatatattttatgttatttttttattataaaaacttgttacatttttttttgatacatttgtgtaatttattttgtgttttatttgttatgcttgttttatgtttttatttttttcatgtgtttgtttataaaatatccaTTTCATTGCTTATGTTGtttcatgttttttttatttttatgtagtGGCAAATTTACCTATATTTCCATAACAGATTGTATctttaaaaagttatatcTGTACATGTGTTTTTCGTCTCTTTGTTTCTATATTCATcattacaaatattttaattagtttttttttattctttttgtttatgTATTTGGGTGTAATTCTATTTTTCtgttctatttttttttgttgtcTCCCTATTAACAAGTATTCTTAATAAAATACCTTTTAATTGGgggtgaaaaaaaaagaaaaaagaaaaaatgaatatataaacccAAACTGGCATGGGAAGAGATTCTCACCCTGAACCCTCCTAGTAGCTGATTTTTTTCTCATAAGTAGTTAAACTTTAATTgtgattataaaaaaattaaagaaaagaaaacgATAGCATATGGTTtgattctttattttttttgtgtgtaGCAATTAAAAACGAACATGGGGTCGCATACTGGTTTAGAGCGGAAGGACTCATAATAACGCGCTGTTATTTAAAGCTCATAAactttttgtatttttgaaataaaattaaagtaaaataaaatggatatcattttatatttgtctttttttattcaaaataaacaaaaagaaCCATATGCTTCAATCAGTATACTCAAATGATGCGCTATTTTATCTCTCAAGTCAACCAGGAGATAAacctatttttttttattatatcgtTATAAGgatgaaaaatatgtatttatagtttctttttatatatgtaaaagtTTATGAAAAGAATgctatacatatatatttttcattattatggcgtaaaaaattaatataaattaaataataatatataataaaaaaaaaacgtgGCGAATTAATACAGCATGCATACATTgttgtattttttcaaagCAAGAAGGAATAATGTgtaaaattcattttttacttaATTACTCCTTAATCGATGGTTGGTATCTATcggcattttttttctctcttTTATAGCtatgaaaattatgtacAATCATAACTTTCTACTAAAAaagaagtaaaaaaaatgttttagtTTCATGAAGCAGTTAGCTCTGCGTGTATACAATAATAGGTTGTTACATTACAATCATGAATTCGATAGAGTAACAAAGGCTTGGTAGCATTCCAACTATTTGGAGTGTTACGTAAATTCGAACTGCCTCTATAACGAttacaaaaacaaaatacaCAAGATTGCAAATGTATACATGTGTATATGTATCCACATTTTGTGTATTCCACTGAAATAGATTGCACATTTAAAAGGGGGAAGATGGGGTATAATGCAAGTAGtgaaaatttatcaaaaaatgtccctgcatatttatatatatttatgtggGTTCATTTTCTGGAAATTTCTCGCTACATGAGCATAATATTTAGGAGAATTTTTTCTTAGGTCAGCATAAACAGAGagtatattttcatttatattttgaaaatataataattcgaTTATTGTCAATGCTTgtctttataatataaaactcGCATCCTGCATATAGCTATATTTGCCAACtgtttatatttcatttttttactaaaaataaattaacatgaattttttaactttgAAACTAGCTGTCCACATAATCTATTTGGAATGGATACCCATGTTAAGAACATTAGAATATgcaactttttttttctttcagAGAATGTAATTTTGTGTGGGGGTCAATTCAATTTGATACCGAATAGAATGAACAGAGGAATGTGccttgattttttttcatatcgAAAAacgcaaaaaaaaacaaaaggaAATGCAagttatgcatatttatattttgttttctatTGATATGGAACACTTTTACAATTTATCGAGATTATTGAACtgttttgattttttttttatgtaacaTGGTATATTGTATTACTATTGTCATATATGTTTCCATATTTGGTTTTATGTTTTGCTTTGAGGGTATTCACTACCCTTTGAAGAACActttcaaaataaatacaaatatttactaaataaaatcgcaatacattatttttataaatttataaacttaattaaaaaatataatttaatatttatcttAAAGGTGTATTATCCTAtttgttctttttttcttaagcTTGCCCATTAGTTTTTAATGGCTAGTTATAgttttccatattttgtgaatatattatatacactgtttaaaaaaaaacaaattttataagacaaaaaaatttcacaattttatcaaatttatgaacctatctgaaaaaaaaaaaaaaaaaattttgggCCCTATAATACTCTTGTCATTTGAATAAAAACTTGGATAAACAAATTTGCCTAAATAGGAATACACACAAAAATGGTATGACAATTTTTAAggattacaaaaaattttaatacattCAAGTTTTAACTTTCATCATTTCGTTTATTAtccctttttattattccttttttttacgTTAAATTCGAAAAAAATCCTACGCTAATGTGTCACAAAAATGTAACAACTTTTACACAGGGGCacaagagaaaaaaatatgtgcacaataattgtttatttgttttattatattttgttctttcaattttttaaattgtacAGGAAATATTCGGAAAAATTCGGAAATATTCGAAAAACGATTTTATTGTCATCCACTTTTTAAGATTAAATTTCGCagtttaaaacaaaaattacatggacaaaaaattgtgaaaaaaaggggtgaaataataatatattttagtgTAATTTGATAAAAGGGAAAGATTTTTAAGAAATGGATAATAAGCCATAAAAAAGGTCAAGCGATatgtcataaaaaaatagtaataagGAATAGTTGGAAaggataataaataaagtaaaaagTGAAGATGAGCGAAATAAGGGTGAAAAATGGTAAGCTGGAAATTACAAGAAAGAAAGATGAAGATCATACTAAGGTAGACTTACtggatttatataaaaaaaaatatcaaagcatagacataaataaagctaaaaatgttttaaatgattattttaattatcctgattttaaagaaaaacaaatagaGTGTTTAAAtggaattaaaaatttcgaacatattttaaatattatgccAACAGGGGGAGGAAAAtctttaatatatcaaataatgCCATTAATTGTTGATGGTATAAGTATTGTAATTAGTCCtttaatttcattaataCAAGATCAAGTAAAATCTTTAAgaaatagaaatattttttctgaaACAATCAACAgttctttaaataaaaaagaaaatcaaaatatattagctATGCTAAAAAGTTTTAATGATTGTAATATAaaagttttatatattactcCTGAAACAGCTACAAGTCCACAATTTATACCACTTTTAGAAGaactttatttaaatggaaaaatatcTTTAATATCAATAGATGAAGTACATTGTATTAGTACTTGGGGTTGTGACTTTAGAAAAAGTTATAGACTGTTAAGTAAATTATTGAATACTTGTCCATACGTTCGAATATATAGTTGTACAGCTACTGCAACAAAACATGTGGAAAGAGATATAATTACTAATTTAGGATTTCATGATttgaataataacaaaaatgataatgaagACATAGATATTCATAAGggattaaaaattgtaagaACCTCTTTCAATAGACCAAACATTAAATATGTAGTAATTTATAGTGACTTGTTAAAAgttgataaaaaagaaagtatATGTGATATAGTTagagaaaaaagaaatgaagGTAAAACAGGAATTATTTATTgctttaaaagaaaaacatgTGATACGATTTCTAAATATTTAAGAGAAAATGGAATACAATCATTAAGTTATCATGCAGGTTTAACTAATAATGCAAGAAAACAAATTCAAGACAAATGGATTAATGGTactgtaaaaatattagtaGCTACAATAGCATTTGGAATGGGTATAGACAGAAAAGATGtgtcatatattatacattttaatttgCCTAAATCtatagaaaattattatcaagAATCTGGTAGAGCGGGTAGAAATGGAAATATTGCATTTtgctatttatattattctaAGGAAGATGTAGAAAAATTagcatttataataaaagggTGTTATTCAAACTTGGATGCGTATAATCcaaatatggaaaaaaaattcgaaAAAGAAATGCATAATTTAGAGTGTGTTCACAATTTATGCATTACTCAAAAATGTATACGAAcccaaattttaaattattttggaGAATCGTATCAAAAAGGCAATCATAACAAAGATGAAAAATCTGATATTAATTATTGCTGTTCATATTGTTTTGATATTAGAGGGTCTGTggataaaataatgcaaataaacaatttatatCAACAAGAAAATTGGAACCCaaaatttcataaaaaaacaaatgacTATAATAATGTAACATCTTATGAATATTCTTATAAAGggaaaaaacataaattaaGCGACTACGATTCCGATTCTAATCATTACGAAGAAATTGGATATGATGAttacaaattaaataataataggaTTAAAGGATTTGTGCCTTTTCAAAAAGCATCTTCAATTATATCAAAAGATATACGAGAAAAAGGGATCGTTGAAGTTATGAAAGAATTAGAAAGACGTGAAGAAATGGCAGAAATTAAATtacaagaaaaaaatgataaaattccTAAAGTAAGCAGATTAATACCTAGTtgtgttaatataaaaaagaaaaatataatatcatCTTTCAAAGTTCCTCGAaaactataaaataattcatatatttacaaaaaaaattgaaacaTTTGAGTGACCctaattcatattttcataaaatccatatacatatgatatgtgtgtgcatatatGGAAGTGTTAATACTATCTATGAAATAATACACATGATTTGgttcaaaataataatgttcCTGTATATAGCCAACTATttgtgtttattttttccataatttccgcttttaaatatacaatgttaaatgcatatttgctatttaaactttttttattacactTTTAGTGTTTAAGTTTTggttattttttagtattatagactttttttattttgtgatAAATGTTTATGCCTTTTAATATGCGAATTCCCTTCGCTACACATATAAAGGaagtaaatatttacacaaaaataatatgtaaataattttacaaattaaCGGTATTGTAAAAGGGGAATAAAATGTAACggagtatatttttttatattttctattcATCAACAAAAACACGAAAgagaataataattattacataatgTTTGTAATTATAGTAATATACAAATCGAAACTTCGAGACTAATTGGCAAGCAATGTATGGACAACAATAGTGTAGTTGAAATATCGAgcacacacacatatataatgtgtatattttatttatctatatttatctatattttttaattgctaactaaattataaagatCGAAATT is from Plasmodium chabaudi chabaudi strain AS genome assembly, chromosome: 8 and encodes:
- a CDS encoding ATP-dependent DNA helicase Q1, putative; this encodes MSEIRVKNGKLEITRKKDEDHTKVDLLDLYKKKYQSIDINKAKNVLNDYFNYPDFKEKQIECLNGIKNFEHILNIMPTGGGKSLIYQIMPLIVDGISIVISPLISLIQDQVKSLRNRNIFSETINSSLNKKENQNILAMLKSFNDCNIKVLYITPETATSPQFIPLLEELYLNGKISLISIDEVHCISTWGCDFRKSYRLLSKLLNTCPYVRIYSCTATATKHVERDIITNLGFHDLNNNKNDNEDIDIHKGLKIVRTSFNRPNIKYVVIYSDLLKVDKKESICDIVREKRNEGKTGIIYCFKRKTCDTISKYLRENGIQSLSYHAGLTNNARKQIQDKWINGTVKILVATIAFGMGIDRKDVSYIIHFNLPKSIENYYQESGRAGRNGNIAFCYLYYSKEDVEKLAFIIKGCYSNLDAYNPNMEKKFEKEMHNLECVHNLCITQKCIRTQILNYFGESYQKGNHNKDEKSDINYCCSYCFDIRGSVDKIMQINNLYQQENWNPKFHKKTNDYNNVTSYEYSYKGKKHKLSDYDSDSNHYEEIGYDDYKLNNNRIKGFVPFQKASSIISKDIREKGIVEVMKELERREEMAEIKLQEKNDKIPKVSRLIPSCVNIKKKNIISSFKVPRKL